A genomic region of Parambassis ranga chromosome 7, fParRan2.1, whole genome shotgun sequence contains the following coding sequences:
- the LOC114438093 gene encoding polymeric immunoglobulin receptor-like isoform X2 — MKVHHVLFFFFLSAPAVHAVFLYTGPEGGNGTLDCSFVSGSTKFFCKNDCKGKEDVLIKTDGSTAQNGRYSIKYSDSSSGRGSLHVTITHLTQSDSGLYRCGLGRGLVLESYTDFEVRVSDELLDKTSGFIYTTTQGQSLTWGCSYTVYGDRKFFCKDQCQKLEDVLIYTDKDTAQNGRYSILYVKGSVPGLHVSISQLTKVDSGWYGCGYGNPLSPDSFYRFQVLVVDGLPDGPDYSVPLVVCVLCLLVVFLLVIFFVMRRRKFGSIGKGKTNQTNTEVSVTYENDTAASTREDSAYQSLSPSTRDQDQTYTALVKTELSH, encoded by the exons ATGAAGGTCCATCAtgttctgttcttcttcttcttatcaG CACCGGCTGTCCATGCAGTCTTCCTTTACACAGGACCTGAAGGAGGAAACGGAACCCTGGACTGCAGCTTCGTTTCTGGAAGCACCAAGTTCTTCTGTAAGAACGACTGTAAAGGAAAAGAAGACGTTCTTATTAAAACAGACGGCAGCACAGCCCAGAACGGCAGATACAGCATTAAATACTCAGATTCTTCTTCTGGAAGAGGATCTCTGCATGTGACCATCACACATCTGACCCAGTCTGACTCAGGGCTGTACAGGTGTGGTCTGGGCAGAGGGCTGGTTCTAGAATCATACACAGACTTTGAGGTCAGAGTTTCAGATG AGCTCTTGGATAAAACCTCTGGTTTCATCTATACAACAACACAGGGACAATCACTCACATGGGGATGCAGCTATACTGTCTATGGAGACAGGAAGTTCTTCTGTAAGGACCAATGTCAGAAGCTGGAGGACGTACTCATCTACACGGACAAAGACACGGCTCAGAACGGCAGATACAGCATCCTCTATGTAAAAGGATCTGTGCCCGGCCTGCACGTCAGCATCAGTCAGCTGACCAAGGTTGACTCGGGGTGGTACGGGTGTGGTTACGGCAACCCTCTGTCTCCAGATTCATTCTACAGATTTCAGGTCCTTGTTGTTGATG GTTTGCCTGACGGCCCAGACTACTCTGTGCCTCTGGTTGTGTGCGTTTTGTGCCTCTTGGTTGTGTTTCTGCTGGTCATCTTCTTTGTGATGAGAAGGAGGAAGTTTGGCTCAATCggtaaaggaaaaacaaaccaaacaaacaccGAG GTATCGGTCACTTATGAGAACGACACTGCGGCCTCCACACGTGAAGACTCCGCCTACCAGAGCCTCAGTCCATCCACCAGGGACCAGGACCAGACCTACACTGCTTTAGTAAAGACAGAACTGTCACATTGA
- the LOC114438093 gene encoding polymeric immunoglobulin receptor-like isoform X1, whose amino-acid sequence MKVHHVLFFFFLSAAPAVHAVFLYTGPEGGNGTLDCSFVSGSTKFFCKNDCKGKEDVLIKTDGSTAQNGRYSIKYSDSSSGRGSLHVTITHLTQSDSGLYRCGLGRGLVLESYTDFEVRVSDELLDKTSGFIYTTTQGQSLTWGCSYTVYGDRKFFCKDQCQKLEDVLIYTDKDTAQNGRYSILYVKGSVPGLHVSISQLTKVDSGWYGCGYGNPLSPDSFYRFQVLVVDGLPDGPDYSVPLVVCVLCLLVVFLLVIFFVMRRRKFGSIGKGKTNQTNTEVSVTYENDTAASTREDSAYQSLSPSTRDQDQTYTALVKTELSH is encoded by the exons ATGAAGGTCCATCAtgttctgttcttcttcttcttatcaG CAGCACCGGCTGTCCATGCAGTCTTCCTTTACACAGGACCTGAAGGAGGAAACGGAACCCTGGACTGCAGCTTCGTTTCTGGAAGCACCAAGTTCTTCTGTAAGAACGACTGTAAAGGAAAAGAAGACGTTCTTATTAAAACAGACGGCAGCACAGCCCAGAACGGCAGATACAGCATTAAATACTCAGATTCTTCTTCTGGAAGAGGATCTCTGCATGTGACCATCACACATCTGACCCAGTCTGACTCAGGGCTGTACAGGTGTGGTCTGGGCAGAGGGCTGGTTCTAGAATCATACACAGACTTTGAGGTCAGAGTTTCAGATG AGCTCTTGGATAAAACCTCTGGTTTCATCTATACAACAACACAGGGACAATCACTCACATGGGGATGCAGCTATACTGTCTATGGAGACAGGAAGTTCTTCTGTAAGGACCAATGTCAGAAGCTGGAGGACGTACTCATCTACACGGACAAAGACACGGCTCAGAACGGCAGATACAGCATCCTCTATGTAAAAGGATCTGTGCCCGGCCTGCACGTCAGCATCAGTCAGCTGACCAAGGTTGACTCGGGGTGGTACGGGTGTGGTTACGGCAACCCTCTGTCTCCAGATTCATTCTACAGATTTCAGGTCCTTGTTGTTGATG GTTTGCCTGACGGCCCAGACTACTCTGTGCCTCTGGTTGTGTGCGTTTTGTGCCTCTTGGTTGTGTTTCTGCTGGTCATCTTCTTTGTGATGAGAAGGAGGAAGTTTGGCTCAATCggtaaaggaaaaacaaaccaaacaaacaccGAG GTATCGGTCACTTATGAGAACGACACTGCGGCCTCCACACGTGAAGACTCCGCCTACCAGAGCCTCAGTCCATCCACCAGGGACCAGGACCAGACCTACACTGCTTTAGTAAAGACAGAACTGTCACATTGA